The Brevibacillus humidisoli DNA segment TGAAGCCAATTCGGCGATCGGATTCGCCCTCTCCTTTTTGCCTGATGATGAAAGCTGGCGGGACCTGCAGAACGTATTCCACATCATCCAGACAAAGCTGTTTCACATTGGAGCAGAGCTAGCCACACCAGACGGCAAAAAAGTAGGCTGGCCGATACAAGCCGACGATGTTACTTTTCTGGAGGAGCAGATCGACAAGATGGACAGTGCGCTGCCACAGTTGACCAATTTTGTGCTGCCGGGCGGGCATCCGACTGCAGCGGGGCTTCATCTGGCGCGGACCGTAGCCAGGCGGGCGGAACGGCGTTCGGTCGAAGTGGACCGACAGGAGGCGGTGAATCCGGTCGTCATCCAGTATCTGAACCGCCTATCCGACTTCTTGTTTGTCGCTGCCCGCTACGTCAACCACAAGCTGGGAAAAGCGGAAGCGCAGCTTCATGGCGAGGAGAAATCTCCTGACGCCTAATCGCTGAATGGAACGATCGGAGCCACCGATGGGAGAGTCAACTTCCCTGAGTTTAGGAAAA contains these protein-coding regions:
- a CDS encoding cob(I)yrinic acid a,c-diamide adenosyltransferase — encoded protein: MKIYTKSGDKGETSLVYGTRVPKHSPRVEAYGTCDEANSAIGFALSFLPDDESWRDLQNVFHIIQTKLFHIGAELATPDGKKVGWPIQADDVTFLEEQIDKMDSALPQLTNFVLPGGHPTAAGLHLARTVARRAERRSVEVDRQEAVNPVVIQYLNRLSDFLFVAARYVNHKLGKAEAQLHGEEKSPDA